A stretch of the Candidatus Chlorobium masyuteum genome encodes the following:
- a CDS encoding acyl-CoA thioesterase, translated as METYKLVLPEHLNHYGFLFGGNLLKWIDEVSYITVSLDYPGCNFVTVGMDKVEFKKSIRGGTILCFVTEKSKIGHTSIEYTVNVFKKSIDTGGRVLVFSTNITFVCLNEKGVKKALCAGSPH; from the coding sequence ATGGAAACCTATAAACTCGTATTGCCCGAACACCTCAACCACTACGGCTTTCTCTTTGGCGGAAACCTGCTGAAATGGATTGACGAGGTGAGCTACATTACCGTTTCGCTTGACTATCCGGGCTGCAACTTTGTCACCGTCGGTATGGACAAGGTGGAGTTCAAAAAGAGCATAAGGGGTGGCACAATCCTCTGCTTTGTCACGGAAAAAAGCAAAATCGGCCACACCTCGATCGAGTACACCGTGAATGTCTTCAAAAAGAGTATTGATACCGGCGGCAGGGTTCTGGTGTTCAGCACCAACATCACCTTTGTCTGCCTGAATGAGAAGGGGGTCAAAAAGGCGCTCTGCGCCGGAAGTCCACATTGA
- a CDS encoding LptF/LptG family permease, with product MKIIDRYILKSHVGPFLFAFITILFVLILQFFASFADRFIGRGIAFSAILELIILQSAWMVGLAAPMAVLIAVVMAFGSLTTNSEMTVLRASGISLYRLMFPVLCTALLLSLGVERFNNIVLPQANYYAKSLMVDIARAKPAFGLKENAFSTLVDGYSILVREADDQSKEIRGVVIYDRSRPNFTTMVTAERGTIEFSGDFQYLVMTLLDGEIHQVKQPAHQVYRNLSFKKYRFVFESSGFGFARTSANRMRTGDSELSARELLSIGDEFQKRIAASEKRINLSLESMNRQIAGKGSGGSADESRKKEISAEGSVDRQLAALDAERQSISANRSMYNRYMAAYHKKYSLSLACFVFVLVGAPLGVLARRGGFGVGAGMSLLFFVLYWMLMISGETIAERGLLDPMLSMWLGNIVISAIGILLAFSLNRSIFNTTR from the coding sequence ATGAAAATTATTGACCGCTACATCCTGAAATCCCATGTCGGGCCCTTCCTTTTTGCATTCATCACGATTCTGTTTGTCCTGATCCTCCAGTTTTTTGCCAGTTTCGCCGACCGGTTTATCGGCAGGGGAATTGCATTCTCCGCGATTCTTGAGCTGATTATCCTCCAGTCTGCCTGGATGGTAGGGCTTGCAGCTCCCATGGCCGTGCTCATTGCGGTGGTGATGGCATTCGGTTCCCTTACCACAAACTCCGAGATGACGGTCCTCAGGGCTTCGGGCATCTCCCTTTACCGCCTCATGTTTCCGGTTCTCTGTACCGCTCTTCTGCTCTCTCTCGGTGTTGAGCGGTTCAACAATATTGTCCTTCCCCAGGCGAACTACTATGCCAAGTCGCTCATGGTTGATATCGCCAGGGCGAAACCGGCGTTCGGGCTGAAAGAGAACGCCTTTTCAACGCTTGTGGATGGTTATTCCATTCTTGTTCGTGAAGCCGATGATCAGTCAAAGGAGATCAGGGGTGTCGTGATCTATGATCGCTCCCGACCGAATTTCACCACGATGGTGACAGCAGAGCGGGGAACGATTGAGTTTTCAGGCGACTTCCAGTATCTCGTCATGACGCTCCTTGACGGTGAAATCCATCAGGTAAAGCAACCGGCGCACCAGGTCTACCGAAACCTGAGTTTCAAAAAGTATCGCTTTGTCTTTGAGTCGTCAGGGTTTGGATTTGCCCGCACTTCCGCCAACCGGATGCGTACCGGAGACAGTGAGCTCTCGGCAAGGGAGTTACTCTCTATTGGCGACGAATTTCAAAAAAGGATAGCTGCATCTGAAAAGCGCATCAATTTGTCGCTTGAGAGCATGAATCGTCAGATAGCAGGAAAGGGTTCCGGGGGGAGTGCGGACGAGAGCCGCAAAAAGGAGATCTCTGCGGAAGGCTCTGTTGACAGGCAGCTCGCAGCGCTTGACGCTGAACGCCAGAGTATCAGTGCAAACCGGAGTATGTACAACCGTTATATGGCCGCCTATCACAAGAAATATTCGCTCTCCCTTGCCTGTTTTGTTTTTGTTCTGGTTGGAGCACCTCTCGGCGTTCTTGCGCGTCGTGGCGGGTTCGGAGTCGGTGCAGGCATGTCGCTGCTCTTTTTCGTGCTTTACTGGATGCTCATGATTTCAGGCGAGACCATTGCCGAACGCGGTCTGCTGGACCCCATGCTCTCAATGTGGCTCGGTAATATTGTCATCTCGGCCATCGGCATTCTGCTTGCTTTCTCTCTGAACCGCTCGATTTTTAACACTACCCGGTAA
- a CDS encoding MFS transporter: protein MIVSPSDHPAGAVDTASSTPIVCLLLSVLATFLLCVARGMAAVMIPITLQDRGSSSSMIGVVMALETIAALLISLSFPFLLRFVNMKAGLVLSTVLRIPSLFLLAFTSNIYIWTFAVFLNSIGCFMFMILLQTWIAGMKFKSNKGLMVALYSTSISLGFAFGPLLIDYSKWILLLLMPSVRDLLITGSHISAATSGGLNVRFVFLLSALLSFSALLPILAGLYMVPSFRIKGGVGIWKSIMHTKGPMFAIAMAGVSYFGVCAFITLYGMRNSLPLHESALLLSCFMMGALLLEAPLTWVSDFIDRRYVIVIAAFMTMICAVYLPIAIYVNYQAFILLFLWGGVTGAIYSTSLALIGDKYEGDELVSANAGYSIMEASGGTAGILLIGSAMEVLGSDGLPYVIMLASILYFSFALTRYRVV from the coding sequence ATGATAGTGAGCCCTTCTGATCATCCGGCAGGTGCTGTTGACACCGCTTCCTCCACCCCGATAGTCTGTCTTCTGTTGAGTGTCCTTGCAACATTCCTTCTCTGTGTTGCCAGGGGAATGGCCGCTGTCATGATACCTATTACGCTGCAAGACAGAGGTTCATCCTCCTCCATGATCGGCGTGGTCATGGCTCTGGAGACCATCGCCGCTCTGTTGATCAGCCTCTCGTTTCCTTTTCTTCTCCGGTTTGTCAATATGAAAGCCGGTCTTGTGCTCTCTACCGTGTTGCGTATACCCTCTCTTTTTCTGCTTGCCTTTACCTCAAACATTTATATCTGGACGTTTGCTGTTTTTCTGAACAGTATAGGGTGTTTTATGTTTATGATTTTGCTCCAGACATGGATTGCCGGTATGAAATTCAAAAGCAACAAGGGTTTGATGGTTGCCCTTTACAGCACCTCTATCTCCCTTGGCTTTGCTTTCGGTCCTCTCCTGATAGATTATTCCAAATGGATATTGCTTTTGTTGATGCCCTCTGTCAGGGATCTTTTGATAACCGGAAGTCATATTTCCGCAGCCACATCAGGCGGCCTGAACGTCCGGTTTGTTTTTCTGTTATCCGCACTGCTCAGTTTTTCGGCACTGCTGCCTATTCTTGCGGGACTCTACATGGTGCCATCCTTCAGGATCAAGGGCGGGGTTGGTATCTGGAAGAGTATCATGCATACCAAGGGGCCGATGTTTGCAATCGCAATGGCCGGTGTCTCCTATTTCGGGGTTTGTGCCTTTATAACGCTTTATGGTATGAGAAATTCTCTGCCGTTACACGAGTCAGCACTCCTGCTCAGCTGTTTTATGATGGGTGCGCTGCTGCTTGAAGCACCGCTGACCTGGGTATCGGATTTTATAGACCGGCGCTATGTTATTGTGATTGCAGCTTTCATGACTATGATTTGCGCGGTCTACCTGCCGATTGCGATCTATGTCAATTATCAGGCGTTCATTCTTCTTTTTTTGTGGGGAGGGGTAACCGGTGCAATTTATTCCACCTCTCTGGCCCTGATCGGCGACAAATATGAGGGAGATGAACTGGTTTCAGCCAATGCCGGATACTCGATTATGGAGGCCTCCGGCGGCACGGCGGGTATTCTCCTGATCGGCTCAGCCATGGAGGTGCTTGGTTCAGACGGTCTTCCCTACGTCATCATGCTTGCGAGCATCCTCTATTTCTCCTTTGCCCTGACCCGCTACCGGGTTGTGTAG